A region from the Vicia villosa cultivar HV-30 ecotype Madison, WI linkage group LG3, Vvil1.0, whole genome shotgun sequence genome encodes:
- the LOC131659638 gene encoding uncharacterized protein LOC131659638 — translation MQYVAPNVTSEGIEIKIEDADIESEVQYWETALILYAMGEELSMNVVKNFMERTWNFVKLPDMFYHEEGYFILRFKSHDDLDAVLMRGPYTLRNISVMLREWKPNFDLKRDMLRTLPIWVKLPKLPLHLWGAKSLSKIGRAIRVPLVTDECTANKLRVSYARILVEVVITKEMTKEIAIKDCEGRKLLQPVEYEWKPLYCERCQCIGHKCKDYVKKQWKPKAMPPDQAIICPTQATSAEDVAKLKGKEICKENVDEQEDINWITIGSATKDRGKRVSNNSLNDINCVNGFEALGVLNDSIYALDRGPC, via the coding sequence ATGCAGTATGTAGCACCAAATGTCACAAGTGAAGGAATTGAGATTAAAATCGAGGATGCAGACATTGAATCTGAAGTTCAGTATTGGGAAACtgctctaatcttgtatgcgatgGGAGAGGAACTCAGCATGAATGTGGTCAAGAATTTCATGGAGAGGACATGGAACTTCGTCAAGTTACCGGATATGTTCTATCACGAGGAAGGGTACTTCATCCTCAGGTTCAAATCGCATGATGATTTGGATGCAGTGCTGATGCGAGGGCCTTATACTTTGAGAAACATCTCTGTGATGCTGAGGGAATGGAAACCAAATTTTGACCTAAAAAGGGATATGCTCAGAACACTGCCAATTTGGGTGAAACTACCGAAGTTACCTCTTCACCTCTGGGGAGCAAAGAGCCTCAGCAAGATAGGGAGGGCCATAAGGGTGCCTTTGGTCACTGATGAATGCACTGCTAATAAATTAAGGGTCTCTTATGCTCGCATTTTGGTTGAAGTAGTTATTACAAAGGAGATGACAAAGGAAATAGCAATCAAGGATTGTGAAGGAAGGAAGTTGCTGCAGCCAGTGGAATACGAATGGAAACCACTGTATTGTGAAAGATGTCAGTGCATTGGACACAAATGCAAAGACTATGTTAAGAAGCAATGGAAACCTAAAGCAATGCCTCCGGATCAGGCTATCATTTGCCCCACTCAGGCCACTTCAGCAGAAGATGTAGCTAAGCTGAAGGGGAAGGAGATATGCAAAGAAAATGTGGATGAACAAGAAGATATCAACTGGATCACAATTGGATCAGCTACAAAAGACAGAGGTAAGAGGGTCTCTAATAATTCTTTGAATGATATTAACTGTGTGAATGGATTTGAGGCTCTTGGGGTTTTGAATGACTCCATATATGCCTTGGATAGAGGACCATGCTGA